One stretch of Cellulomonas wangsupingiae DNA includes these proteins:
- a CDS encoding NAD-dependent epimerase/dehydratase family protein translates to MNAQRVDGPPALVVGGGGLLGRAVLARAARTGWDVDRCAVPWHDPAEVAPVVADAVDAVRARAGSGPWYLVWCAGAGVTSSQGDALGREVATIESVVDALLDRAGPGGLTQARVFLASSAGGVYAGSSGPPFTERTVPVPLAAYGRAKLATEQVVARLATQGGARVLTGRLSNLYGPGQNLAKPQGLVSQLCRSQLTGRPVGVYVSLDTLRDYLFVDDAAALVVDGLERLPEVVAPGQVLTKILASQRADSIASLVGEVRRLSRRHARILVAPSPASSGQVRDLRLRSVVWPELDRRPVTPLVVGVHATMRDLAAGLGAGAVARAGGAQAPPPVPQPRAVPTAPVVVPAAVPATR, encoded by the coding sequence GTGAACGCGCAGCGGGTCGATGGTCCGCCGGCACTCGTGGTCGGCGGCGGCGGCCTGCTGGGTCGCGCCGTCCTCGCGCGGGCCGCGCGCACCGGCTGGGACGTGGACCGGTGCGCCGTCCCGTGGCACGACCCGGCCGAGGTCGCCCCTGTCGTCGCCGACGCCGTCGACGCCGTCCGGGCCCGGGCCGGCAGCGGTCCGTGGTACCTCGTGTGGTGTGCGGGAGCGGGCGTGACGTCGAGCCAGGGCGACGCGCTCGGTCGTGAGGTGGCGACGATCGAGAGCGTGGTCGACGCGCTGCTCGACCGAGCCGGACCGGGCGGCCTGACGCAGGCCCGCGTGTTCCTGGCGTCCTCCGCGGGCGGTGTGTACGCCGGCTCGTCCGGCCCGCCGTTCACCGAGCGGACGGTGCCGGTGCCCCTGGCGGCCTACGGCCGCGCGAAGCTCGCCACCGAGCAGGTCGTCGCGCGTCTCGCGACGCAGGGCGGTGCGCGCGTGCTCACCGGGCGTCTGTCGAACCTCTACGGACCCGGTCAGAACCTCGCGAAGCCCCAGGGCCTCGTCTCCCAGCTGTGCCGCAGCCAGCTCACCGGCCGGCCCGTGGGCGTGTACGTCTCGCTCGACACGCTGCGTGACTACCTCTTCGTCGACGACGCCGCAGCGCTCGTCGTGGACGGGCTCGAGCGGCTGCCGGAGGTCGTGGCACCCGGGCAGGTCCTCACCAAGATCCTCGCGTCGCAGCGCGCCGACTCGATCGCGTCGCTGGTCGGGGAGGTGCGGCGGCTGTCGCGCCGCCATGCGCGCATCCTCGTGGCCCCATCGCCCGCGTCGTCGGGCCAGGTGCGGGACCTGCGGCTGCGATCGGTGGTGTGGCCGGAGCTCGACCGCCGTCCGGTGACCCCGCTGGTCGTCGGCGTCCACGCGACCATGCGTGACCTCGCGGCCGGCCTCGGCGCCGGCGCCGTTGCCCGTGCCGGTGGCGCCCAGGCCCCGCCGCCGGTCCCTCAGCCGCGTGCGGTGCCGACGGCCCCGGTCGTGGTGCCCGCGGCGGTGCCGGCGACGAGGTAG
- a CDS encoding glycosyltransferase family 2 protein, with product MSRVSVVVPAYRNAEHVGATLDSILAQTYDDFDVVVADHGSDDGTWEVLEPYADDPRVTLRRTPAGGGARRNWDAVSQAAGGELLKLVCGDDLLHPRALERQVAALDAAGPGATVVACRRDLVDARGEVFLRGRGLAGMRGRVDGRRALRTAVRSGGNPLGEPACVLLRRDALASAGWWDDSQPYYIDLGTYAHLLLRGDLVAVDETLASFRVSASQWSVRLAAEQHAQARAFNARMHALAPEAVREVDVRVGDVRAGVAALQRRVAYAVLGRRMTARPAAAG from the coding sequence GTGAGCCGCGTGTCGGTCGTGGTCCCCGCGTACCGGAACGCCGAGCACGTCGGCGCCACGCTGGACTCGATCCTCGCCCAGACCTACGACGACTTCGACGTCGTGGTCGCGGACCACGGGTCCGACGACGGCACCTGGGAGGTCCTGGAACCGTACGCGGACGACCCCCGGGTGACGCTCCGCCGGACGCCCGCGGGCGGCGGCGCCCGCCGCAACTGGGACGCGGTGAGCCAGGCCGCCGGCGGTGAGCTCCTCAAGCTCGTCTGCGGGGACGACCTGCTGCACCCCCGCGCGCTGGAGCGCCAGGTCGCGGCGCTCGACGCCGCCGGCCCCGGCGCGACGGTCGTCGCGTGCCGCCGCGACCTCGTGGACGCCCGCGGTGAGGTCTTCCTGCGGGGCCGAGGGCTGGCCGGCATGCGCGGCCGGGTCGACGGGCGGCGCGCCCTGCGCACGGCCGTGCGCAGCGGCGGCAACCCGCTGGGAGAGCCCGCGTGCGTCCTGCTGCGCCGTGACGCCCTCGCGAGCGCCGGCTGGTGGGACGACTCCCAGCCCTACTACATCGACCTCGGGACCTACGCGCACCTGCTGCTGCGTGGCGACCTCGTCGCGGTGGACGAGACGCTCGCGTCGTTCCGCGTCAGCGCGTCACAGTGGAGCGTGCGGCTCGCGGCCGAGCAGCACGCCCAGGCCAGGGCGTTCAACGCCCGCATGCACGCGCTCGCCCCGGAGGCGGTGCGCGAGGTCGACGTGCGCGTCGGCGACGTGCGGGCCGGCGTGGCCGCGCTGCAGCGACGCGTGGCCTACGCCGTCCTGGGCAGGCGCATGACGGCGCGCCCCGCGGCCGCCGGCTGA
- a CDS encoding GDP-mannose 4,6-dehydratase, which produces MKRALITGVTGQDGLYLSELLLSKGYEVYGLVRGQNNPKLALLEQTVPGVKVLTGDLMDMSSLLRALNVAQPDEVYNLGAISFVAYSWENAHLTSDVTGKGVLNLLEAIRLYAGDDIRKVRFYQASSSEMFGKVQEVPQRESTLLWPRSPYGVAKVYGHYMTINYRESYGMHASSGILFNHESPRRGPEFVTRKVSQAVARISLGLQENISLGNLDAKRDWGFAGDYVEAMWRMLQQEEGDDYVVATGETHSIRELLDVAFAHVGIEDWSSLVLQDPRFMRPAEVELLIGDPAKAFDKLGWKPQVGFEQLVRMMVDNDLAEQRALAGL; this is translated from the coding sequence ATGAAGCGCGCATTGATCACCGGTGTCACCGGCCAGGACGGCCTGTACCTCTCCGAGCTGCTGCTGTCGAAGGGGTACGAGGTCTACGGCCTGGTCCGTGGGCAGAACAACCCCAAGCTCGCGCTGCTCGAGCAGACGGTCCCAGGTGTCAAGGTCCTGACCGGCGACCTCATGGACATGTCGTCCCTGCTGCGTGCGCTCAACGTCGCACAGCCCGACGAGGTCTACAACCTGGGGGCCATCTCCTTCGTCGCGTACTCCTGGGAGAACGCGCACCTGACGTCCGACGTCACGGGCAAGGGCGTGCTGAACCTGCTCGAGGCCATCCGGCTCTACGCGGGCGACGACATCCGCAAGGTGCGCTTCTACCAGGCGTCGAGCTCGGAGATGTTCGGCAAGGTCCAGGAGGTCCCGCAGCGGGAGTCGACGCTGCTGTGGCCGCGCTCGCCGTACGGCGTGGCGAAGGTCTACGGGCACTACATGACGATCAACTACCGCGAGTCGTACGGCATGCACGCCTCGTCGGGCATCCTGTTCAACCACGAGTCGCCGCGCCGCGGGCCGGAGTTCGTCACCCGCAAGGTGTCGCAGGCCGTCGCGCGCATCTCGCTCGGCCTGCAGGAGAACATCTCCCTGGGCAACCTCGACGCCAAGCGTGACTGGGGCTTCGCCGGCGACTACGTCGAGGCGATGTGGCGGATGCTGCAGCAGGAGGAGGGCGACGACTACGTCGTGGCCACCGGGGAGACGCACTCGATCCGCGAGCTCCTCGACGTCGCCTTCGCGCACGTGGGCATCGAGGACTGGAGCTCGCTGGTGCTGCAGGACCCGCGGTTCATGCGTCCCGCCGAGGTCGAGCTGCTCATCGGCGACCCGGCCAAGGCGTTCGACAAGCTCGGGTGGAAGCCGCAGGTCGGGTTCGAGCAGCTGGTGCGGATGATGGTCGACAACGACCTCGCCGAGCAGCGGGCGCTGGCCGGGCTCTGA
- a CDS encoding GDP-mannose 4,6-dehydratase — translation MPAALVTGATGQDGYYLCQGLAAAGLEVHAVVRPSDDGTQDPGLDDLRAVVPGLVEHEADLGDADALSAVVAEVAPTEVYNLGGISSVAQSWAQPVATGLVSGLAVGVLLDAAWQLQERTGRQVRFVQASSAEIFGEAPTSPQDERTPVRPRSPYGAAKAYGHHMVGVYRARGLHASAVVLYNHESPRRPEAFVTRKITRGAARIAAGLDSTLTLGSLDVRRDWGWAPDYVEAMVAAVRADVPDDYVIATGVAHTVEDFVRAAFARAGIDDWAAHVRTDPAFVRPAEASLQVGDSTHAREVLGWQPTKGFTDVVDAMVDHDLALLAAVGRRP, via the coding sequence GTGCCCGCTGCACTCGTGACCGGTGCCACCGGTCAGGACGGGTACTACCTGTGCCAGGGCCTCGCCGCGGCGGGCCTCGAGGTCCACGCGGTGGTGCGACCGTCGGACGACGGCACGCAGGACCCGGGTCTCGACGACCTGCGGGCCGTCGTCCCGGGCCTCGTGGAGCACGAGGCGGACCTCGGTGACGCCGACGCCCTGAGCGCCGTCGTCGCCGAGGTGGCCCCCACCGAGGTCTACAACCTCGGCGGCATCTCGTCGGTCGCCCAGTCCTGGGCGCAGCCGGTCGCGACGGGCCTGGTCAGCGGGCTCGCCGTCGGCGTCCTCCTCGACGCCGCGTGGCAGCTCCAGGAGCGCACGGGCCGGCAGGTGCGGTTCGTGCAGGCGTCCAGCGCCGAGATCTTCGGTGAGGCGCCGACGTCCCCGCAGGACGAGCGCACGCCGGTCCGGCCGCGGTCGCCCTACGGTGCCGCGAAGGCGTACGGCCACCACATGGTGGGCGTCTACCGTGCCCGCGGTCTGCACGCGTCGGCCGTCGTGCTCTACAACCACGAGTCGCCGCGGCGGCCCGAGGCGTTCGTGACCCGCAAGATCACGCGGGGTGCCGCGCGCATCGCCGCCGGCCTGGACAGCACGCTGACGCTCGGCTCGCTGGACGTGCGGCGCGACTGGGGCTGGGCGCCGGACTACGTCGAGGCGATGGTGGCCGCGGTCCGTGCCGACGTGCCGGACGACTACGTGATCGCCACCGGTGTCGCGCACACCGTCGAGGACTTCGTGCGCGCGGCGTTCGCGCGCGCCGGCATCGACGACTGGGCCGCGCACGTGCGGACGGACCCCGCGTTCGTCCGGCCGGCGGAGGCGTCGCTCCAGGTGGGGGACTCCACCCACGCACGTGAGGTGCTGGGCTGGCAGCCCACGAAGGGCTTCACGGACGTCGTCGACGCGATGGTGGACCACGACCTCGCCCTGCTCGCGGCGGTGGGCCGGCGGCCGTGA
- a CDS encoding glycosyltransferase has product MSDGSTPADVLQALHARLQAVADAVGMPTGHPDGALPPAGDGTTRPADDAFVVAPASPERVGDLLAHLVDRARSHPDASMTWLLLVALTGAFPTSEEVLDARRRLVADTPGASARWLLTTALALATVTDCLAGIDIVHDGVVVDVDFSARHDLNTGIQRVVRSTVPRWAREHELTLVAWTGTGAMRRLDDAETSRVLRWRGPIGVQPLTARPRVVVVPWRSTVVLPEVPAPHLCLPLAALAQHSGNAVSLVGYDAIPVVSADLMPPAEPERFVRYLTVVKHARRVAAISASAAEEFRGFVDMLPAQGLTGPGVAACDLPVDVPARLPDAVTPEDGLPQVVVVGSHEPRKNHLTVLHAAEVLWREGHRFRLRFIGGSSWASRPFDRAVRTLASRGRPVEVGRAVGDDALWSAYRTARFTVFPSVHEGYGLPVAESLAVGTPAITSNFGSTREIGQDGGTLLVDPRDDDAVTDAMRRLLVDDALHARLVEEARSRRRRTWDDYARDSWAALVAGDVPSTATTDEDTP; this is encoded by the coding sequence GTGAGCGACGGGTCCACGCCCGCCGACGTCCTGCAGGCCCTGCACGCGCGCCTGCAGGCGGTGGCCGACGCCGTGGGGATGCCGACCGGCCACCCGGACGGCGCGCTGCCCCCGGCCGGGGACGGCACCACGCGGCCCGCCGACGACGCGTTCGTCGTGGCACCCGCTTCGCCGGAGCGGGTCGGCGACCTCCTCGCCCACCTCGTCGACCGGGCGCGATCGCACCCCGACGCGTCGATGACCTGGCTCCTGCTCGTCGCGCTGACGGGCGCCTTCCCCACGTCCGAGGAGGTCCTCGACGCCCGCCGCCGGCTGGTCGCGGACACGCCCGGCGCGTCCGCCCGGTGGCTCCTGACGACCGCGCTCGCCCTCGCCACCGTGACGGACTGCCTCGCCGGGATCGACATCGTGCACGACGGCGTGGTCGTCGACGTGGACTTCTCCGCCCGGCACGACCTGAACACGGGCATCCAGCGCGTCGTGCGCAGCACCGTGCCGCGGTGGGCGCGCGAGCACGAGCTCACGCTCGTCGCGTGGACCGGTACGGGCGCGATGCGGCGGCTCGACGACGCCGAGACCTCCCGGGTCCTGCGGTGGCGGGGCCCGATCGGTGTCCAGCCCCTGACGGCGCGCCCGCGCGTGGTCGTGGTGCCGTGGCGCAGCACGGTCGTGCTGCCCGAGGTCCCCGCCCCGCACCTGTGCCTCCCCCTCGCCGCCCTCGCCCAGCACTCCGGCAACGCCGTCTCGCTCGTCGGGTACGACGCGATCCCGGTGGTGAGCGCGGACCTCATGCCGCCGGCCGAGCCCGAGCGCTTCGTGCGGTACCTCACCGTCGTCAAGCACGCCCGCCGGGTGGCCGCGATCAGCGCGTCGGCCGCCGAGGAGTTCCGCGGGTTCGTCGACATGCTGCCCGCCCAGGGCCTGACGGGCCCGGGCGTGGCGGCCTGCGACCTGCCGGTCGACGTGCCGGCCCGTCTGCCGGACGCCGTGACTCCCGAGGACGGGTTGCCCCAGGTCGTCGTGGTCGGCAGCCACGAGCCCCGCAAGAACCACCTGACGGTCCTGCACGCCGCGGAGGTGCTCTGGCGCGAGGGGCACCGGTTCCGCCTGCGGTTCATCGGTGGGTCGAGCTGGGCCTCGCGACCGTTCGACCGCGCGGTGCGGACCCTCGCCTCCCGCGGCCGCCCGGTCGAGGTGGGCCGCGCCGTCGGTGACGACGCCCTGTGGTCCGCGTACCGGACCGCGCGCTTCACCGTGTTCCCCTCCGTGCACGAGGGGTACGGGCTGCCGGTCGCGGAGTCCCTGGCGGTCGGCACGCCGGCGATCACCAGCAACTTCGGCTCGACGCGCGAGATCGGCCAGGACGGCGGCACGCTGCTGGTCGACCCGCGCGACGACGACGCCGTGACGGACGCGATGCGCCGGCTCCTGGTCGACGACGCGCTGCACGCGCGCCTCGTCGAGGAGGCGCGCTCGCGCCGGCGCCGCACCTGGGACGACTACGCCCGCGACTCCTGGGCGGCGCTGGTCGCCGGGGACGTCCCGAGCACCGCCACGACCGACGAGGACACGCCATGA
- a CDS encoding glycosyltransferase family 4 protein: MTPLRACLTVEQLWQPQPGGSGRYVLELAAALRRRTDVEVTGVRARHGGPPEGTWAPPEDLAVVASRLPRPALYEAWARLRRPHTWRPAHPDVVHATTWAVPPRGPGLVVTVHDLAFLRDPTHFTPRGNAFFRRALEVVAREADEVVVVSEATRADAAAAGIDPERLHVVPHGVEVPQVAAATVAEVRERLGLTRPYVMWCGTIEPRKNVRTLLEAFAVVARSSDLDLLLIGPRGWGDPDLDRALRALPEGRVHLAGQVDSATLHAAYAGARAFCFPSVWEGFGMPVLEAMAHGVPVVTSAGTSMAEIAGADRALLVPPLDAAAMADAILEAAGPSHGRLATAGRAYAEQQTWDRCAEQTLAVYRRAAARR; the protein is encoded by the coding sequence ATGACCCCCTTGCGCGCCTGCCTCACCGTCGAACAGCTGTGGCAGCCGCAGCCCGGGGGCTCGGGCAGGTACGTGCTCGAGCTGGCCGCCGCTCTGCGCCGGCGTACCGACGTCGAGGTGACGGGGGTGCGGGCGCGGCACGGCGGGCCGCCGGAGGGCACCTGGGCGCCGCCGGAGGACCTGGCCGTTGTGGCGTCGCGCCTCCCCCGCCCGGCGCTCTACGAGGCGTGGGCGCGGCTTCGTCGTCCCCACACGTGGCGCCCCGCGCACCCCGACGTCGTGCACGCCACCACGTGGGCCGTCCCGCCCAGGGGGCCGGGTCTGGTCGTCACCGTGCACGACCTGGCCTTCCTGCGCGACCCGACGCACTTCACACCGCGCGGCAACGCGTTCTTCCGGCGCGCCCTGGAGGTCGTCGCCCGCGAGGCCGACGAGGTGGTCGTGGTCTCCGAGGCCACCCGCGCCGACGCCGCCGCGGCCGGCATCGACCCCGAGCGCCTGCACGTGGTGCCCCACGGCGTCGAGGTGCCGCAGGTGGCGGCCGCGACCGTCGCCGAGGTGCGCGAGCGGCTCGGGCTGACCCGGCCGTACGTCATGTGGTGCGGCACCATCGAGCCGCGCAAGAACGTGCGCACCCTGCTCGAGGCGTTCGCGGTGGTGGCCCGCTCCAGCGACCTGGACCTGCTGCTCATCGGTCCCCGCGGCTGGGGCGACCCGGACCTGGACCGCGCCCTGCGTGCGCTGCCGGAGGGCAGGGTGCACCTGGCAGGGCAGGTCGACAGCGCGACGCTGCACGCGGCGTACGCGGGCGCGCGCGCCTTCTGCTTCCCGTCCGTCTGGGAGGGTTTCGGCATGCCGGTGCTCGAGGCGATGGCGCACGGCGTGCCGGTCGTGACGTCGGCCGGGACGTCGATGGCCGAGATCGCCGGCGCCGACCGCGCCCTGCTCGTCCCGCCGCTGGACGCCGCTGCCATGGCCGATGCGATCCTCGAGGCCGCGGGCCCTTCGCACGGTCGGCTGGCCACCGCAGGGCGCGCGTACGCGGAGCAGCAGACGTGGGACCGGTGCGCCGAGCAGACCCTCGCGGTCTACCGGCGCGCCGCCGCCCGGCGCTGA
- a CDS encoding glycosyltransferase, whose product MSSLPVPPDAAPHRISVVVPVYQGERTLPGLLAEIEAWSAPFETSDGHRAVVSEVLLVHDHGPDGSEDVIRKLAATSHVVRPVWLSRNYGQHAATLAGMASAGGDWIVTMDEDGQHDPASIGDLLDVAMRERASLVYARPTNPPPHGALRNAASRGAKRLTDALTGGRQSRDFQSYRLVLGELGRSVAAYAGSGVYLDVALGWVVGDVATCPVVLRTEDRPSGYRLRTLLSHFWRMVLTSGTRGLRFVSVLGVVFGVLGVLLALFVVVSSLTGGDTPEGWSSTVVAVLLTSGAVLFSLGIVAEYVGVAVNMAMGRPSYLIVSDPADGPLGRGGRGR is encoded by the coding sequence GTGTCGTCGCTCCCCGTCCCCCCTGACGCGGCCCCCCACCGCATCTCGGTCGTGGTTCCCGTGTACCAGGGGGAGCGCACCCTGCCGGGTCTTCTCGCGGAGATCGAGGCGTGGTCCGCGCCCTTCGAGACGTCCGACGGCCACCGCGCCGTCGTGAGCGAGGTGCTCCTCGTGCACGACCACGGGCCGGACGGCTCCGAGGACGTGATCCGCAAGCTCGCGGCCACGTCGCACGTCGTCCGCCCGGTGTGGCTGAGCCGCAACTACGGGCAGCACGCCGCGACCCTGGCCGGGATGGCGTCCGCGGGTGGGGACTGGATCGTGACGATGGACGAGGACGGTCAGCACGACCCGGCGTCCATCGGTGACCTCCTGGACGTCGCGATGCGGGAGCGCGCGTCCCTCGTGTACGCCCGGCCGACCAACCCGCCGCCGCACGGCGCGCTGCGCAACGCGGCGTCCCGGGGCGCCAAGCGGCTCACCGACGCCCTGACCGGCGGACGGCAGAGCAGGGACTTCCAGAGCTACCGCCTGGTGCTGGGTGAGCTCGGCCGCAGCGTCGCGGCGTACGCGGGCTCGGGTGTCTACCTCGACGTCGCACTCGGATGGGTCGTCGGCGACGTCGCCACCTGTCCGGTGGTGCTGCGGACCGAGGACCGGCCCTCGGGCTACCGCCTGCGCACCTTGCTGTCGCACTTCTGGCGCATGGTCCTGACGAGCGGCACGCGCGGCCTGCGGTTCGTGAGCGTCCTCGGTGTGGTGTTCGGCGTGCTGGGCGTGCTCCTCGCGCTGTTCGTCGTCGTCTCGTCCCTGACGGGCGGCGACACGCCCGAGGGCTGGTCGTCGACCGTCGTCGCCGTCCTGCTCACGAGCGGCGCGGTGCTGTTCTCCCTCGGGATCGTGGCCGAGTACGTGGGCGTGGCCGTCAACATGGCCATGGGGCGCCCTTCCTACCTCATCGTGAGCGACCCGGCCGACGGGCCGCTCGGACGGGGAGGGCGCGGGCGGTGA
- a CDS encoding glycosyltransferase family 4 protein: protein MSTEAEVRRAVRALTGGSPAATGARARLATVVRTLSGQEPPTDPRGLVASFDDLLAGAAPDATWLTLAVLQGAMPRDAEVLAHVRAVALDGPLTGFADVLAGPRAPWRRAVAGRDVEVLSDVVLVDLAHTSRTSLATGIQRVARQTARRWADAHDVVLVGWTADGRALRRLTPDEVRVALHGGPVPSRALATDRVVLPWRATYVLPELATEQERTERILALARWSGSRTGVVGFDCVPITSAETIGTGMGAAFAQNLAAVRHMDRVATISHAAAGEYRGWRRMLTGAGLDGPEIAPVVLPVEAQPASAEDVRRARSRFAADGLPVALCVGSHEPRKNHLAVLQAAELAWRSGSRFRLLFVGGNAWGSQTFERRLKELAAAGRPVSAVSALSDDELWALYALARFVVFPSLNEGFGLPVAEAIATGTPVLTSDFGSMREIAEGRGGLLVDPRDDVALARGLRRLADDDELLASLTAEAVASPARTWDEYAAQTWDYLVAGTAAGTTTGAVGTARG, encoded by the coding sequence ATGAGCACCGAGGCCGAGGTCCGCCGGGCGGTCCGCGCGCTCACCGGCGGCAGCCCTGCCGCGACGGGTGCGCGGGCGCGGCTCGCGACCGTCGTCAGGACGCTGTCGGGCCAGGAGCCGCCCACGGACCCGCGGGGACTGGTCGCGTCGTTCGACGACCTGCTCGCCGGCGCCGCCCCCGACGCCACCTGGCTCACCCTGGCGGTGCTGCAGGGCGCGATGCCGCGCGACGCCGAGGTGCTGGCCCACGTCCGTGCCGTGGCCCTGGACGGGCCGCTCACCGGGTTCGCGGACGTGCTGGCCGGACCACGTGCCCCGTGGCGGCGCGCCGTCGCGGGACGCGACGTCGAGGTCCTGTCGGACGTCGTCCTGGTCGACCTGGCCCACACCTCGCGCACGTCCCTCGCGACGGGGATCCAGCGGGTGGCGCGCCAGACGGCACGTCGGTGGGCGGACGCCCACGACGTGGTCCTCGTGGGGTGGACGGCCGACGGCCGCGCACTGCGGCGCCTGACGCCCGACGAGGTGCGCGTCGCACTGCACGGCGGGCCGGTCCCCTCGCGCGCCCTGGCCACGGACCGCGTCGTCCTGCCGTGGCGGGCGACCTACGTCCTGCCCGAGCTCGCGACGGAGCAGGAGCGCACCGAGCGCATCCTCGCCCTGGCCCGCTGGTCGGGCTCGCGCACCGGGGTGGTCGGCTTCGACTGCGTGCCGATCACCAGCGCCGAGACCATCGGCACCGGCATGGGCGCGGCGTTCGCGCAGAACCTCGCCGCGGTCCGGCACATGGACCGCGTCGCGACGATCTCGCACGCGGCGGCAGGCGAGTACCGCGGCTGGCGCCGGATGCTGACGGGTGCCGGGCTGGACGGCCCCGAGATCGCGCCCGTGGTGCTCCCGGTGGAGGCGCAGCCCGCCTCCGCGGAGGACGTGCGTCGCGCGCGTTCCCGGTTCGCCGCCGACGGCCTGCCGGTGGCGCTGTGCGTCGGCAGCCACGAGCCCCGCAAGAACCACCTCGCGGTCCTCCAGGCCGCCGAGCTCGCCTGGCGGTCGGGCAGCCGCTTCCGCCTGCTCTTCGTCGGGGGCAACGCCTGGGGGTCGCAGACGTTCGAGCGCAGGCTCAAGGAGCTGGCGGCGGCCGGCCGGCCCGTCTCGGCGGTCTCGGCCCTCTCCGACGACGAGCTGTGGGCGCTGTACGCGCTGGCCCGCTTCGTGGTCTTCCCGTCGCTCAACGAGGGGTTCGGGCTGCCCGTCGCCGAGGCGATCGCGACGGGCACGCCCGTGCTGACGTCGGACTTCGGGAGCATGCGGGAGATCGCCGAGGGTCGCGGCGGCCTGCTCGTGGACCCGCGGGACGACGTCGCGCTCGCGCGGGGCCTGCGCCGGCTCGCCGACGACGACGAGCTGCTCGCCTCCCTGACGGCCGAGGCGGTCGCGTCCCCGGCCCGGACCTGGGACGAGTACGCCGCGCAGACGTGGGACTACCTCGTCGCCGGCACCGCCGCGGGCACCACGACCGGGGCCGTCGGCACCGCACGCGGCTGA